Part of the Acipenser ruthenus chromosome 37, fAciRut3.2 maternal haplotype, whole genome shotgun sequence genome is shown below.
agcatgacaacgaccccaaacatacagcgaaagtcattaagaactatcttcagcgtaaagaagaacaaggagtcctggaagtgatggtatggcccccacagagccctgatctcaacatcatcgagtctgtctgggattacatgaagagagagaagcaactgaggctgcctaaatccacagaagaactgtggttagttctccaagatgtttgggccaacctacccgccgagttccttcaaaaactgtgtgcaagtgtacctagaagaattgatgctgttttgaaggcaaagggtggtcacaccaaatattgatttgatgtagatttttcttctgttcactcactgcattttgttaattgataaatataaactattaacatgtctatttttgaaagcattcttactttacagcattttttcacacctgcctaaaacttttgcacagtactgtatatatatatatatatatagcagggcAGAACAGCTTGTTAGGtgtctgtgttaaggctaaggATACCTGTGGGGGCAAACCTTAAAAGAAAGGCAATGTGTGCGACTTGTTCTAGTGAACATGTGTATTGTATGTGGCAAAGTGAGGTTTGTTTTGCCACATTCTGGGACCGTTCTCACGGTCTTGTGTAAAATGAAGAACTCTCACAACAGCAAGTgcgtttattttcaaacacaaaataaaccaaacgAAAGCCTAACTCCAGCAAGGAGTGCTTAGCTAAACATTTACAAGTTCTAGCTAATATACTGGATGGCCAAGACATTTACCAGTAACCAAAACACTCATGAGTGTGTTGTTCCTCTCTGCAGGTATGTTTGCCTACACCATGCTGGCCACAAGCCTCCTCTTCTGTTATCCAGACTGGCCACGTCGCTTCTTCAGCaagttcccagcatgcctcagcgGAGCCCTGCCCACGGTGATGCCCGCCCCACAGCACAGCCCCTCGTGTGTGTACCCTGAATCTGAGTCCAGCGAGGCTGCCACCCTGACCAAGCCCACCAAACTGAGCCGGCGGCACCGACTGGGCGCCCTCTTCACAGTGCTGTACATCACAGAGCAGTTCTTCATGCCCTACTCCCACTTCATCACTCAGGTAGGGGCGGCATCCCGTCTGCAGCTCATTAATCCAGCCACGCCCTCCGCTCTAAACTGTCTGCTGTGCTTAGCCAGTTGCAGCCATGGCCAGTTAAACAAATATGAAGTGTGATGCCTTGTGCTCTGCGCCATGATTGATGTCAATGTGATCTGGGGTTTGCTTAACTAGAGGGTGTTATCTGACTAGAAACTGGAATTTCAGAGATTACTACTGAAATGCAATGTTTTAACCAGCAGGTGTCGCTCATGTTAGGATTACCAAGTGCGCTAGGCTTCCATTAAGTTAGTCATAGATCTTATACAGTACTGCATTGCAGTAACACCTTCATGCTGATTTAATTTAATAAGTTGTGCTAGAGATATCAATGCTTAAACTGCTGTAGAATTTTAAAAATTTAAACCTACCAACTTAGAGGCTTTCTGtacaaaatgctgtttgtttcagaatcaTGGAAAACTGTAAagcctggttcatacttctgttgcAGATAAATGCTATACATCAGGCACAGACAGCGAAGCTGTGCATCTTCACTATTTGCTCTACGGTAACGGGACGCATCGTATCTCGgcccttttgactgcgcaaagtggttgCAGCTGTTCATATATAAATGCAGACTATTTGCGAAATGCACTAAAAAAATTCAAAGCGATGTCATACCTTCTCCCTCTCTTCTTGCATTTTATCAAGTTTAGAATCATTCTgagcaacattattatttattattatttatttcttagcagacgcccttatccagggcgatttacaatcgtaagcaaatacatttcaagtgttacaatacaagtaatacaataagagcaagaaatacaataacttttgttcaagcaaagtacaagtgtgacaaaccacaattcaataatacagcagataatagcgatagttacatcaggatatgattaaatagtggtagttacatcaggatgtgattaaatacaaaatactacaggttaaacacttggcagattacagtattctgaggtacaggattaaatgcagtaaaatagggggcagataagagcaaaataaagcacatttaaatgaagggtgatagtgtcccaggatacaaacagaggagttctacaggtgctgtttgaagaggtgagtcttaaggaggcgccggaatgtggtcagggactgggcagtcctgacatctgacTGACAACATAAAAGCCTTAATTCATTTTGCTGCCCTTCCAGAAAGTCTTGTGATGCTCTGACTATGCAGCTTCAGCTTTCGCTGTACATGCTATGCCATTGAGCAGGGGAGCCAGACTCCCATAACACTATAGGCAAGTAGTTTGCATGCACGGCAGCACTGAATTTAGCTAAAAACAGGGCTTAAAACATCATGAAAAGGAACGGGAACAAATTATAGCTGTGTAAATGATTCTGGATTGGTTTTCTATCATTTTTTACCACATCTTTTAGTTGCACTGTGCATGTTTGTTCCTGGCTCCTCAGGGCTACAATAACTTGACCAATGGGCTGTACGGCTACTCCTGGGACATGATGGTCCACTCCCGCTCACACCAGCATGTCAAGATCACCTACCGGGACGGTGTGACTGGAGACATCGGGTACCTGAACCCAGGGGTGAGTGGACAGTGCACTAAGATCCATTGCACAAATGCACAGTCTCATGCAGTTTTAGACATTTGCTATGTATGCATGTATTGACCAGTTTTATTGGAATATTGCTGACTGAGTTAGTGAAGCCCTGGGGCAAGTTACAATATTTCAACAGATATTACAGACCACAGTCACAATTATATTAGTACGTTATTATATAAAATGTTTGATAACTGCTGCTAACCGTTTTCCATTTCAGAAACGTTTTCAGCCACCAAGGAAATCCCACAGTATTTAGAATTCATACAGATCTGTTCTGAAACGTGGCAAATGAAATATAAAGTTTACCCACCGGACACAGACATGTGTAATTGAAACACCAAACGGAGGGTTCAGAACCAGACCAGACTCGTTGCTGTCAGCAGCTAGACAGTGAGGGGAAGCGACCCCGATTTAAAAAGCAAACAGAATGCAGGGTTGTATATTCAGAATTGTGAAATGCAAAGAAGTTAGGATGAGGTTGTGTGATGCACGGGCAAGACCGCACTTGGAATACTAAGCTCTCTTCTTGTCCCCTGTGGAGGGGTGGTGGGCACACTGACGCACaagggagacagaaggttttatttgaaacgccgcttggcgcactgatttattttcgccacaaggtggcactatGGTACTGCTACAGAGCACAAcccaataccagcaatggtaaaaaggTTGGCAGGTCGTAGCGCacacgcaggtgctcaaaataataatgaaagcaaaaggcgaaagaaaaagggaaaataaaactacaaattaaaGGTGCTGTACTCGGCAACGTTACCCTGACTGTCGTTaaccgcacggcccgggtctccgtcctacactcacccATTCCCTCAACCTGCTTATACAGTTCAGGGTTCCgcccaagtttttccccgctactaaaaattccttttcttttcctttttaattagtttgttgtgctcgttcttctcTGGTCGTGCTTGGTCCGGCAGCAGAGCTTCCGTCAGCTGGCTCGTTTCGTCTTAGAGGGAACAACagcgttatcttatagggtcagcaatcccccaaggcccgcctttcagccactcagagagggaaagccaacacaccatcttccccacctctccgtgtcactgccatgactgacaggcagatctacgaggcttctgcccccttcctgcagtaccacgcatgcgccagacagacagcacagctctcccctgttacatcctctcattacaaaaaggacattgagTCTGTCCAGTGAAGAACAAAGAAATGAGTTATGAAGGTTGAGGGAACGGAATTTGTTTAGCCTAAACCAAAGAAGAATTAGGGTTGACTGTATTGAAGCTTACAACGTTAAGCCTAGGCAATGCCTAGGGCTATTCTTTTTCAGtttctatttttggtcatgtggtGTAccttttaaagttatattgagccgACTCTTGGAAAGGGTTGATTTGTGAAACGATCTCCCGTAACTTGAATGCGACTATGGTTCTGTTTCATTGagaatgtaacaaaaaaataaaaggcagcTCCTCATTTTTAATTCAAAACGAACACAAAGAGAGTTCAGTTAAATTGTTTTTCCTGGATTTAAGATCTTAATGATTCGTTGCAAAAATGTGATAACCTGTTTTGCAAttaatagtttcctcttaatcACGATTTACTTCAATCAGTTTAACTTCACTTGCTGTTTGCGTTCCACTTTTTTACAGAGTGGTGAGTATAGGGAATGGATTATCAGGCCGTGTTGTCGGTGTTGAATCATTGGGATCTACCACTTGACTGTGTGCTCACTGCTGCCCCCAGGTGTTCACCCATAGCCGGCGCTGGAAGGACCACGGTGACATGCTAAAGCAGTATGCCAGTTGCCTGAGCCACCAGCTGAAGAACTACAACATCTCTGAGCCTGAGATCTACTTCGATATCTGGGTCTCCATCAATGAGCGCTTCCAACAGAGGTGAGACAGGGAGTGTAGCCAGGCCTGGAAGCTGTGGCGCCCCCTGCAGGAGGGGGTGGTGTAGCAATAGTCTGAGCAGTACCCTTACAGTGTCAGCACGCTGGTCAATGCATTTGTGCTATTTTAATGTTAgttcaaaatatgtattttgctAAATTTGTGCCACCATTTTCTGAGAAATAGattccaattattatttgttttactagATAAGATGGATGGGTGGCTGCCCTGTGTGTTTATTGCTATTTGTTCATTTTCCTGTCAGGATCTTTGACCCACGGTTAGATATTGTGAAAGCTGACTGGTCACCCTTCCGCCCCAATCCGTGGCTCATGCCCTTGCTGGTTGATCTTTCACCTTGGAGGACAAAATTCCAGGAGATCGACAACACTCTGGACAATCAGACAGAGGTGGTCTTCATCGCTGATTTCCCAGGTTTGACCTCTTATCATTTTCTGGTGACCCAAGCTACTGTGTACTAGGTTGTGATTATGCATTTGAAACTTGCTTAGCAAGTtactttatcaaaaaaaaaaaaaaaaccttatgaaAAGTCCCTTAATGTCTGCAACACATCTGTCCCATAGAGACTACTGGTAGCCATTCTTTCAGTGGATAAACTAAATAAGATTTAATACCAAGAAAAATCCCAGAATATGAAAATGTTCCTCTCTAGCCAAAGCTGTTCCGGTGGTACTATACGCTGGGTTTGATGCAAGATTCCAAAatctttctttaaaatatttactCGGGACCACcgaatatgaaaaagttattccaTACTAGATATCTCATCGCTTGTTGTATAAATTGTAGTGTTTTACGTTCTAGTTTATTCCtgaaatggttttgttttttttccagtaacGGTTTGATCTGTATTCCTTACAGGGCTCCACCTGGAGAACTTTGTGAGCGAGGACCTGGGGAACACGAGCCTGCAGGTGCTGCAGGGAGAGCTGAACGTGGAGATCGTGGAGGAGGGGAAGAACTACACCATCAAGGAGGGAGAGAAGATGCAGGTACCAGCCTGGGCTCAGAACTCGCTGAACTAGTCTTGCTGAACTAGTCTTGCTGAACTAGCTCTCTAGATTTCTCTTTTGCTAGCATCACTTCTGTGCACTGTGCACTGTATATGCAGAACAGGGAGGCTCTTCTGGATGTCATTGTTACCAGGGGCATTTTGTTTAGCTCATTTTACTCTTAAGAAATGGCTTGTCTATTTTGTATGAATATTATTAATTCTATATTCACTTCTCCTTCACCTTTATGATGCTTCcaatcattttgagtggttctgagttctgttgctccattACTCTGGGTCAGATCCACCTGGGCTTATTCTGTATCTGTACAATCCTCGTTTCCAGCTGCTTTTGAGTACTACTTGATTCCAAATAAATCACATGGGACTGTGCTGGTCCCACTTGGTCCATTGTATTAGTATTAAACAAGTGGAGCCTGCAGAAACGAGAGGGAGGATCGTGTGAGTTGTTTGTAATCAGAAAGTGCTCAAAAGGAGCTAACAACTAGGATTCTACAGACCCAGACAAGGACAGATGAATTGTGATGTAAAGATAAATGGGTAAACAGTAAGTAGCTTACAATTTAATTTTACTTCCCCCTTCAAACTAACTTGAAGTGTTGACAGGTTTTAAAGGTGACGCCTGTtacattaatgtgtgtgtgtgtgcacgtgtgtgtgtgcacgtgtgtgtgtgcacgtgtgtgtgtgtatgtgtgtgtgtatgtgtgttgcaGCTGCCTGCGGGGGAATACCACAAGGCGTATACAGTGTCTCCAGGGCCCTCCTGCTTCATGTACATCTACGTCAACACCACAGAGATGGCTCTGGAGCAGAACCTCACCCGGCTGTACGAGCTGCAGGAGCGAGTGCGCAACGGCACAGGTGAGCAAGCAGGGACCGACCCACTGCTGCCTGCACAGGGACCCCAACACAATCGCAGGGGAAATTAACTGCAGGCTGCGCACAGTTTTTCTCGTAAACAACGTTTGGTCAACAgcgggcatatatatatatatatatataggatggagctttgtttttgtttttatttaatcttcAATAAGATAGCAAAactaaaaatggaaatcaaatacttttttctgtggacacccccccccccccccacaaattATACAGCAACGTTGTGCAACAGCTTGTATGTGTTGTAAACTGTTCCAGTCATATAAAGTAAATGGTAAAATGCTATTTGCTAACACAACTGATATTACCAATCAGTAACTGGAAACAGCTGtcaatcagtacgtttacatgacaaagtgttttccgaaaaatgaatcagaaaactgattttcttaaaatgtcacttttctgTGTGTACATGATTAActatagaaaatctaattagaattcaactgtatacatggattgaagttttcggaaaaagCAGggtattttcgcatgcaaagtactgtagtagcctaagtacgatttgaacagaccggacatttctgcgacagaacagagaccaatccaatatactgctttatcaaagtgtcaggtcttaaattcaaagattactatcgtgtatctctattcagattccccataatgtgcaatcagcctttccaacagctcatcctgttctatattaccagtttcttttgcagacattattttaaatgatcacgtcattttaaagctggaaaacatttgctgcttcagtatgggctattaacaaatacatacagactttaacaaatgtattactttatccctaaccagacaaatggatgcatgcagactgactacagattattattattttctctgttttctaaaaccacgtgcaggaatgaaggtcaaagtttacacatgtgcagtacgctattgGAATAGGTTTTCCGAAAATTGTGTTTACATGatctacattttgttagttttcggaatttaatcgCACATTTCAAGGtgcagttttccgaaaactgacttttggaatattccgatacattttccaaaaactgtgtttacatgacttttgatatcggaattcttatgctcatgtaaacgcactgaatgaAGAAAACCTTCATCTGCTTTATCTGTCTCCACCACAAGAGGTCGCTGTGTCACACATTTCCATGCACACATAATGTTGTTATTCCTTTCTATAcactttgaagtctgttttatttattattccagTAAAAACTGCTTATTGCGCTTTTGAATCCTTACAGATTTAATGAGCTTAGAGCGTGATTGCTCTAAAAAATGcagtttaaatgttgaaaaactaGTAACAACAACTCTGAAAGTTAATGTAAAGATGCAAAGGTGTGGCTGAGTTTTAGAAATTATCAAGAAACCACTACAAAAAATGCAACTTATGTttaatgatctctctctctctctctctctctctctctctctctctctctctctctctctctatatatatatttgtccagAGACGGAACCTCTTCCTCCGGAGTTGCAGCCCATTCTGAACGGCACGGGGACCGATGTTAACGTGACTGACCCTGTGCTGAAGGCGTTTCTGAGGAGGCAGAGGAAAATTGAGGAGATTCAGAAAAGACGGAATGCCACCATCGTCGATCGATTCACTCGTTTCACTATTAAGAAGTATTACCTCCTCAGGAGAAGGTGAGCAGCAGTCATATTTACTTAAGTGAACTTTGCAGCACCCAAAAATGAACAGagccctcaatctgtaccccctTATACCTCACTGTACCAGAACCCCCA
Proteins encoded:
- the LOC117397839 gene encoding vitamin K-dependent gamma-carboxylase isoform X2; protein product: MKRLFGFELSDVSSWQKFVCLLNRPTDPASLGVFRFLFGMLMVVDIPQERGLSYLDYKYLDGMVVCRFPLFNFLQPLPLDWMYLVYVIMLLGALGIMLGCFYRLACLMFISTYWYVFFLDKTTWNNHSYLYGLIGFQLTFMDANRYWSIDGLRNAKKRNAHVPLWNYTVLRTQIFIVYFIAGIKKLDFDWIEGYSMHYLANHWLFDPFKLVFSEEMTSVLVVHGGGLVLDLTAGYLLFFDATRPVAMVFVSYFHCMNSQLFSIGMFAYTMLATSLLFCYPDWPRRFFSKFPACLSGALPTVMPAPQHSPSCVYPESESSEAATLTKPTKLSRRHRLGALFTVLYITEQFFMPYSHFITQGYNNLTNGLYGYSWDMMVHSRSHQHVKITYRDGVTGDIGYLNPGVFTHSRRWKDHGDMLKQYASCLSHQLKNYNISEPEIYFDIWVSINERFQQRIFDPRLDIVKADWSPFRPNPWLMPLLVDLSPWRTKFQEIDNTLDNQTEVVFIADFPGLHLENFVSEDLGNTSLQVLQGELNVEIVEEGKNYTIKEGEKMQLPAGEYHKAYTVSPGPSCFMYIYVNTTEMALEQNLTRLYELQERVRNGTETEPLPPELQPILNGTGTDVNVTDPVLKAFLRRQRKIEEIQKRRNATIVDRFTRFTIKKYYLLRRSFLMTAIGLRNLVVGRPPLEQLAQEVAYANMKAPEEPGSSEAVRKDDSDHTEL
- the LOC117397839 gene encoding vitamin K-dependent gamma-carboxylase isoform X1 — translated: METVIRDSSAGASLIVSSKKKDVHSRETGTGTGGGGAGESRMKRLFGFELSDVSSWQKFVCLLNRPTDPASLGVFRFLFGMLMVVDIPQERGLSYLDYKYLDGMVVCRFPLFNFLQPLPLDWMYLVYVIMLLGALGIMLGCFYRLACLMFISTYWYVFFLDKTTWNNHSYLYGLIGFQLTFMDANRYWSIDGLRNAKKRNAHVPLWNYTVLRTQIFIVYFIAGIKKLDFDWIEGYSMHYLANHWLFDPFKLVFSEEMTSVLVVHGGGLVLDLTAGYLLFFDATRPVAMVFVSYFHCMNSQLFSIGMFAYTMLATSLLFCYPDWPRRFFSKFPACLSGALPTVMPAPQHSPSCVYPESESSEAATLTKPTKLSRRHRLGALFTVLYITEQFFMPYSHFITQGYNNLTNGLYGYSWDMMVHSRSHQHVKITYRDGVTGDIGYLNPGVFTHSRRWKDHGDMLKQYASCLSHQLKNYNISEPEIYFDIWVSINERFQQRIFDPRLDIVKADWSPFRPNPWLMPLLVDLSPWRTKFQEIDNTLDNQTEVVFIADFPGLHLENFVSEDLGNTSLQVLQGELNVEIVEEGKNYTIKEGEKMQLPAGEYHKAYTVSPGPSCFMYIYVNTTEMALEQNLTRLYELQERVRNGTETEPLPPELQPILNGTGTDVNVTDPVLKAFLRRQRKIEEIQKRRNATIVDRFTRFTIKKYYLLRRSFLMTAIGLRNLVVGRPPLEQLAQEVAYANMKAPEEPGSSEAVRKDDSDHTEL
- the LOC117397839 gene encoding vitamin K-dependent gamma-carboxylase isoform X3; the protein is MLGCFYRLACLMFISTYWYVFFLDKTTWNNHSYLYGLIGFQLTFMDANRYWSIDGLRNAKKRNAHVPLWNYTVLRTQIFIVYFIAGIKKLDFDWIEGYSMHYLANHWLFDPFKLVFSEEMTSVLVVHGGGLVLDLTAGYLLFFDATRPVAMVFVSYFHCMNSQLFSIGMFAYTMLATSLLFCYPDWPRRFFSKFPACLSGALPTVMPAPQHSPSCVYPESESSEAATLTKPTKLSRRHRLGALFTVLYITEQFFMPYSHFITQGYNNLTNGLYGYSWDMMVHSRSHQHVKITYRDGVTGDIGYLNPGVFTHSRRWKDHGDMLKQYASCLSHQLKNYNISEPEIYFDIWVSINERFQQRIFDPRLDIVKADWSPFRPNPWLMPLLVDLSPWRTKFQEIDNTLDNQTEVVFIADFPGLHLENFVSEDLGNTSLQVLQGELNVEIVEEGKNYTIKEGEKMQLPAGEYHKAYTVSPGPSCFMYIYVNTTEMALEQNLTRLYELQERVRNGTETEPLPPELQPILNGTGTDVNVTDPVLKAFLRRQRKIEEIQKRRNATIVDRFTRFTIKKYYLLRRSFLMTAIGLRNLVVGRPPLEQLAQEVAYANMKAPEEPGSSEAVRKDDSDHTEL